Part of the Pangasianodon hypophthalmus isolate fPanHyp1 chromosome 9, fPanHyp1.pri, whole genome shotgun sequence genome is shown below.
AATAACTTTAAAGATAATTTAAGGGATAGCATTGGACCTTAAGGGCAACATTTAGAGCTTTACTCAACCTTATAAACCTTTCCAGGTAAAAAGACGTACTCTTGATGGTGCCACTCCAGCGACACGGAAAAGTACAGTATGgcacctttatttctgagagtgtattttGTAGCATAGTGAATAATGTCCTACACTGCACCACTTCATGTCATTTCCAAGATTTACAGAGCAGGACACCAGTTCAGTCATTTACCTGGACAGGAATAGCTGCACAAACATTTCAGCTTTAAACCTTCATCAGTGTGTACTACACTACCAATCTAAAAATTTGTGCACCCCTGCTCATAGAtagtctttttaaaaaagagattctactatttacaataataataaagaacacTATGAAACAACACAAATGGAAATAAGCTGTGACTACAAAAAGAGTGTTATACAAATCAAAAGGTTATATCTAATATTCtggacacacactcagcactttctcaaccagcttcatgaaGAAGTTTCCCCCAGGAGGCTTTTCATAAACGTCCCATCAGCGTGAGCACTTGTTGGCTGTTCTGTATGCAAGCTAATTGAAAACTACAATTTACTATttaagtaaaaattaaaatactgtttccaaaaaaatacacacaagctTAGAACCAAATTTTAAACATAAGCCTTGATCAATAAATCATATATATTTGATCTAGCGTGACCAAATATTTGACTGGTTGTGTGTATACCATAAAGCTGTAACATGGAAATAAGCTCCctaaccaatcactaatcactgtgaccaataacacacactccatttgtgtgtttctttgtgtttaatttACGGCACTCGCACAGACGATATCTCCAACCACATACTTACCGTATATTATAGATGATTCTTAGTTATACGTTATACATAAGAGTAAAGATGGACTGTATTTGCCAAATGAAGAATTtgtcaaaaaagaaaagttttatttgtaaatgtctCTAAACAAtcgacattgtcacaaagcagctttatagtcGTAGATTTAATTCCCTgctgaacaagccagaggcgactggtgaggaaaaactccctgagaagacgaAGATGAGGAGAGAAGCCTCTAAAGGGAAGCCGTCCTCTTCatggtgacaccagatagtgcgattataaatatcattacagtatacaggtggagaagagtaaagacacacagtactgagtgtgctgaaaggatggtcagtgtgtgtagactgtgtataagagtcctgggatgagcacaggaccgTCTttctgattacagcagcagctctataCTGTAgtacagccattttaaacagTCTCATCACACACCAGGTAACAGAAGGGCATGAGCTTGTAGGAAATAACTGACAGAACCAAACATGGCTACAGATAGCTATAGAGATCTAATGCAATTCATATCACAATCTCCGTAAGTATTAATATAATCGCTACATGATGTATCGTCCACATTGTGCAGCCTTAACTAGCACATTGCTAGGTCTGTGTCCTTCGTATTGCCGCACTCCCTgctgtaactgttttatcccAGGGTTCTCATATCTGCTTCTGTATATCCAGGAGCTTGTGTAACTTTCCAGCGTTTACTAAACCCAGTCATGAACTAATGAGCTAAATCAGACGAGCTTGAGGTGGAACTAGGATtgggcaattaaaaaaaaaattaaaaaatcatgattCTCAAAGACATTTACGAAACACAACACGTATCACGAATTAACTGCCAACAAAACAGTCATTCCAtacttaatttaataaaaataaatgtggtaacatttttatttatgaaaaaaaaaaatcaattaaaaaaattgattttttttaatttatgaaaaaaatcaattaaaaataacactaaaaggagaaaaaatctgtaaaaatgttaaaatcaaaaaacaaacaaacaaaaaaaaccaaaaattgtaattatttaagaaacactttaaaacgttacaaaattatatcattataattCTCTCAGAAAGgtatattgtgacataatttatcacaatatcggTATTATGTCATTATGTAACCCAGCCGTAGCAGGAACATCACCAAAATGACTCCACTGCAGTTGACTGAGGGGAATGAGGTGAATGTGCCAGGTATTGCGCAACTTCAGACTAGACGCTTTGAAAACATGGACCAAAGGTTAACCTGCTGCAATGTTTGGATACtctcattatatttattttatttattcagatgATATCGAGTGTGATTACTTAATAAGTGGAAGTGGTTTTAAATGTGATGCAATCTAAGTTAGAACCACACTTATTTCTCGTGGTGGTGGTGTGTTTAGTTTAGGGCACTTTTTCcacacacattcaaaaacaAGAACTGCCCCAAACACCAACCAAAATATCTTGGGGTTCTAGATAATTATTAACCACCTTTACAAACGACTGGAATGGAAATATTGTTACTTTCACTGAATGGCCATTTGGTTAAGCAGTCTACACTGGCTTTACAGCAAATCACCTCTCACTCTTTTGCTCTGGAACAGTGAAGTGAAACGTAAAAAGGTTCTAATCGAAACGAATTAAAAAAACTTCATGCTAAAATTGACtgtaatttaattgaaaatttgaattgaaaaaaaaaaaagagctagtctAAGGGGGCAAAACAGATAAACCCTTGTACTAACAAAATGTTAGAATGATATGTAATTCTCCATTAGCAAACTAAAAATTTTAACATTGAAACATCATCTCTTCCCAAAAGAACTAATTTAAGCGGTTCAGAGCAATGGGGGGGTGAATATTTACGCAATcccaaattttacattttttatttgtaaataattttgcaaactatatacACTTTCCCTTCCACTTCAATATGATGGACTGTTTTGTGTAGATgtatgacatacagtataatccAAGTTAAGTCCAGATTGTAAgattacaatgaaaaaaaaaaacataatttggaAACCCGTTGGTTGCATtgcagtgtttaataaaatacttGATGCtcaatctgtttgtttgtttgttcagaaTGTACCTTTCAGATAAATACAGTTAACTTGACACATTTGAAAGGAGATCATGTTTTGAAAGGAGATTTGAAAGGAgattgttaatgtgtttttggtCACTAAACTGATTTTTCTCGATCCGGTCCACTTGACCTTGGACTGACTGTAATGTGGCTCGTTACCTAAAAGAGTTTAACACACGAGTATGACACATAGTGACTAAGAATTTCTGTTTCTCTACAGTTATGTAACCAGGCTGTGGATGGCTCCCTATTCGATTATGGAGCGAAGACCTTGACTGGAGATTTGCCCATTTCCTTCCGTCAGTATACTGGGAAGTACGTCCTCATTGTCAATGTGGCCACCTTCTGAGGACTTACCTTCCAGTATTTGGGTAAGAGTTTCAGATTCTTTGAAACATGTGAACCTTATACCAGGATGTTAGATGTCAATATTTGAGCAGGTGCCTCTCAGTCACTCTTTGCTTGCTTTTCCttatcatgtaaaaaaaaaaagaccaaacaaGTATAGGACGTGATGTCTTTCCAACTCTCCCTAAGGCATTGTTTTCTTATCTCACTCAGAACTGAATGCACTACAGGAGGAGCTAAAAGATCTGGGCCTCGTCATTCTCGGATTTCCTTGTAACCAGTTTGGGAAACAGGAACCCGGGTATAATCATGAGATCTTGCCCATGCTAAAGTGAGTAGCTTTGAGCTGATTTTTTAGCCTGTATCTAAACATTTAGGAAGTGTTGGATTATAAATCGAGAGTCATAGTTCGACTTGGGGAAGGAAAGCATTCAGCAGTTTTTAATCAGAAAAAGTAACTTGTTATCAGGAAGATCCATTTCACAATAGCCATGTGACCTTGCAGAAATGGTTCATCACTAATTCCACCCTTTTTAAGCCTAGAACTGAAGTCTACATTCATCACTtcataattaaatgttatatgaGAAGTCAGGCTACCTCACCACTAATACTTAATCACTCAatacttacttacatactttAAGGGGGAACAGGAACTTGCACATCTTTACTCATACTCTAAATGTGAGCAATCAGCCGTGTTTCTTTTCTAAAATTTACTTCTTCCGGTTTGCACTGGAGCCAGGAAAGGAAAGGCACACTTGCCTCAGTGTCAAGTTGTTCAGTATTTCAGATAGACTTGCTAATGTCTAGAGACTAAGAGGTTCTTCACCTACAAAATGGcaaaacatttttgttactGCGTATAACAGTGAGTTTTGTAATCATAATCCATAGAGGAAGCTACATTCCAAAATAAAAACCCTTTCCTTTAACCGATGGTTCCCAACTAGACTGTCCCCACCGTCCTGACCCTATCCCCATGTAATGCCGTGTGCACCAAATCTCAAATTAGCAAACATGAAACAACGGCTCAGAACTTTCTCAATGAATGTACTGGTAAGACCTCGCAGAGAGTTAGTGCATGAAAGAGTCTTCATATAGTccataaacaggaagtgactggGGAACCGAAGTGTGTGTGCTAGAACTCAGGAGGAGCCCGGCAATGCTACCCATCACACCACCTTTATGACCATGtattaacataataaaaaagtatatatgGGAAAGATCTGTAATGTATCTGCTATTACAAGTACTATAATACATGCTGGATCATCCACCTCACTAACGAGACCACTCCGATAAGGTCTGCCTTTGAGACACACCTTCTTTACTTTGACATGGCATTTCTCTGGTTGCATTCACAGGCATATCCGTCCAGGGAAAGGATTTGTTCCAAACTTCCAGCTCTTTGAAACTGGTGATGTGAACGGGCATAACGAGCAAAGTGTTTTCACTTTCCTGAAGGTAATGGTAACAACAACCCAAGTTTAGGGCTTAAGTGTCTTTCATTTCACAGAAGTCTTGATCCTAATAGCTCGAAAAGAGCACAGTCATTGCAAAGCTACAGAAGGATCTCTGCAGGACAGCTGGAGATAGctattcatataaaaaaaagcaagcgTGCAAAGTTACGTTTAATTCACCAGCCAGAACAGAGGATTTGATGCATTTAAAACCCAAGCTGGTAGATTGAATTGGAGTTAAATTAAAATGGGATTAACATAATCCTTCCTTCTGCTTATTCAGAATGCCTGCCCACCTGTCGGTGACAGTTTTGGAAACCCCTCCGGCAGGCTGTTTTGGGAGCCGCTGAAAGTAACTGACATCAAGTGGAACTTCGAGAAGTTTCTGGTGGGCCCTGATGGAAAGCCCCTGATGAGGTGGTTTCCAAGGGTGAACGTTTCTGAAGTTCGGGCCGACATCATAAAACTCATCAATGAGCGGAATTCCAAAAACTAATCAACCAAAATTAAGGCGCCTCAGATAACACTATTCTATATTTGTATCTTTCCAGGTGGTTAGAGGATGTTCTGTTATGCCAAAAATGCGAgagaaacaattttaaaattagaGAATCAAACTTAAGGTCAGTGTTCTTCAATTTCGCTCCTTCAGGACCAAGGAACTGAGCTATTTCCACTAGAAAATACCTGATTCACCAAAAAGAAACTCATGAGCTGATTCAGGTCTCTTGAGATTAGGAAACCATTCAGTTGTGCAGAATTGTGGCCTTTCAGACACTCTTCATGTAGAAGACagctttagatttaaaaaaaaaaaagaaaaaaaaagtgattcctTGAGTGAGGCAGGTAGGAGCATGGCACCATGGTGGTTCTGGAGATCTGGACATGTTCATGAAGCTCAGGTTTAAAAGCAGGACTTTCTGCAAAGCCTGAGTGGAGACTGAGGGATAAGAGCAGCTCTTCAGTGCATTCAGGCTGCTTGGTTCTACTCAGACATGTCTGGTTCTCCAGAGTGACCCATCAAACCCTGCTCCCACCTGCAACAGGAT
Proteins encoded:
- the gpx3 gene encoding glutathione peroxidase 3; protein product: METQKKIWVSVLLLVAVFQPTVTAGCNTQLCNQAVDGSLFDYGAKTLTGDLPISFRQYTGKYVLIVNVATFUGLTFQYLELNALQEELKDLGLVILGFPCNQFGKQEPGYNHEILPMLKHIRPGKGFVPNFQLFETGDVNGHNEQSVFTFLKNACPPVGDSFGNPSGRLFWEPLKVTDIKWNFEKFLVGPDGKPLMRWFPRVNVSEVRADIIKLINERNSKN